In a genomic window of Chryseobacterium sp. G0162:
- a CDS encoding DUF4870 domain-containing protein has translation MNSKTISILSYVTIIGWIIAYVKSKDLHAKNDLANYHLEQGLGFFLLTVVINVLLSIVIPILPALSFLNYIGLILLILWVFGIINAANEQKKPIPVIGKMFENKFGFLAK, from the coding sequence ATGAACAGTAAAACAATTTCTATTTTAAGTTATGTAACAATTATCGGATGGATCATTGCTTATGTTAAAAGCAAAGACTTGCATGCTAAAAATGACCTGGCTAACTATCATTTGGAACAAGGGCTAGGATTCTTCTTATTAACTGTCGTTATCAATGTTCTTCTTTCCATCGTAATCCCCATTCTTCCTGCCTTATCTTTTTTAAATTATATAGGATTGATTTTATTAATCTTATGGGTATTTGGGATTATTAATGCTGCCAATGAACAGAAAAAACCTATTCCGGTGATCGGAAAAATGTTTGAGAATAAATTTGGCTTTTTAGCAAAATAA